In Leishmania braziliensis MHOM/BR/75/M2904 contig, possible fusion of chromosomes 20 and 34, the following proteins share a genomic window:
- a CDS encoding developmentally regulated phosphoprotein-like protein — MRRLVSTTKLLGSTAGIRLSSTKNSDRERLERLVEEVKGIKSKLKVLEESKAANGLVDLYASRKMKKLDIKRILGIFNDRAYHAPIFCHKTLPIVLAQFITGLDRLPSGLNAMPSILSVRATLLRSFQKLINCKIPITDGQVQHFRRVLEDIDEEHAERELLQTMAFGILELKEYVSCHRRALVELKKTSERWASIPMREEDVLTYAEIQDIQAPLDSVNRCMITYNFISRMFLNHDPEMMMGSNPSRVGMVDLEMNLEHVVRNAVDEAKQICTDYYGDCPDTEFELTSDSKAFRFPYMSTTIRYIILELMKNAFRATVESHMKRNDLGIVTCADMPPVRVLINLQEGTEHACICISDEGMGMTDEALAMAMAYSYTSVSKPALQLCESGEKFASTAPSPLAGYGYGLPMSRVYAQSLGGDLFLQTMEGYGTRAYYYIKIADA, encoded by the coding sequence ATGCGACGATTGGTTTCCACCACGAAGTTGCTCGGGTCGACGGCCGGCATCCGCTTGTCATCAACAAAAAACTCGGACAGAGAGCGCTTAGAGCGGCTTGTGGAAGAGGTGAAAGGCATCAAGTCGAAGCTAAAGGTGCTAGAAGAGAGCAAGGCTGCGAACGGGTTGGTTGACCTTTACGCCTCTCGCAAAATGAAGAAGCTGGACATTAAGCGTATCTTGGGTATTTTCAACGATAGAGCGTACCACGCACCTATATTCTGCCACAAAACGCTTCCGATAGTCCTGGCGCAGTTTATCACAGGACTTGACAGGCTTCCCTCTGGCCTCAACGCAATGCCGTCGATTCTGTCCGTTCGCGCAACACTTCTTCGCTCGTTTCAAAAGCTCATTAACTGCAAAATCCCTATCACCGACGGTCAAGTGCAGCACTTTCGTAGAGTGTTAGAGGATATCGATGAGGAGCACGCAGAGCGCGAGCTGCTACAAACCATGGCGTTTGGAATTCTTGAGCTGAAGGAGTACGTCTCATGTCATCGGCGAGCACTGGTGGAGCTAAAGAAGACATCTGAGAGGTGGGCCAGCATCCCCatgagggaggaggacgtgCTCACCTACGCAGAGATTCAAGACATCCAAGCGCCGTTGGACTCCGTGAATCGTTGCATGATCACATACAACTTTATCTCTCGCATGTTCCTCAACCATGACCCGGAGATGATGATGGGCAGCAATCCCAGCCGCGTTGGGATGGTTGATCTTGAGATGAATCTTGAGCACGTTGTTCGCAATGCTGTTGATGAGGCGAAGCAGATTTGCACGGATTACTATGGCGACTGCCCAGACACCGAGTTTGAGCTCACTTCTGACTCCAAGGCTTTTCGATTTCCCTACATGAGCACTACTATCCGGTACATTATACTGGAGCTAATGAAAAACGCGTTTCGTGCCACAGTGGAGTCACATATGAAGCGCAACGATCTTGGGATCGTTACATGCGCTGATATGCCTCCCGTTCGCGTGCTGATCAACCTGCAAGAAGGGACGGAGCACGCGTGCATCTGCATCTCGGATGAAGGCATGGGTATGACAGACGAGGCACTCGCCATGGCGATGGCGTACTCGTACACCTCAGTCAGCAAACCAGCATTACAGCTGTGTGAGTCGGGTGAGAAGTTTGCATCCACGGCGCCGTCACCACTAGCTGGCTATGGGTACGGGCTTCCGATGTCGCGTGTGTACGCACAGTCGCTTGGCGGCGACCTCTTTTTGCAGACTATGGAGGGTTACGGCACGCGCGCCTACTACTACATCAAGATCGCGGATGCATAA